One region of Halodesulfovibrio sp. MK-HDV genomic DNA includes:
- a CDS encoding M20 family metallopeptidase: MIKNVRKFINEHEQNMVSLLKKLVEINSYTGNKEGVNAVASVIQAECEAIGLHVRRESSEQAGDNLVIETQLHKEGKKGILMCGHMDTVFPPELGFNTFTHDETNFYGPGVADMKCGLVEGIYVLKALDALGLLQDMSIVFICNSDEETGSINSSELILKEARNSFVGFVLESTRAGGELVIGRKGRMTFELEVTGEAAHAGNVGAAKVSAILELARQIQALEELNDLPQGLSVNVGKIEGGVGANTVSEKARAIVEFRYTKKDSGDKVWEAVQQLAAKPFTKGTSCTVRTITARPSMDTNDAILGLYDMIKEIGTEHGYDIQCAQCGGGSDANYISQTGIPVIDGIGPIGGKLHSVDEYLVSSTVPERAVLATLVIAKAWDLYCCK; this comes from the coding sequence GTGATTAAGAATGTACGAAAGTTCATCAATGAGCATGAACAAAACATGGTCTCACTGCTTAAAAAATTAGTTGAAATAAATAGCTACACTGGAAACAAAGAAGGCGTGAATGCAGTTGCCTCGGTCATCCAGGCAGAATGCGAAGCAATAGGGCTGCATGTTCGCCGTGAATCCAGCGAGCAGGCAGGAGACAATCTCGTAATTGAAACGCAGCTTCATAAGGAAGGAAAAAAAGGTATTCTCATGTGCGGTCACATGGATACCGTTTTCCCTCCAGAGCTCGGATTCAACACTTTTACGCACGATGAAACAAATTTCTATGGTCCTGGTGTGGCAGACATGAAATGCGGTCTTGTTGAAGGTATCTATGTTTTAAAAGCGCTCGATGCGCTTGGGCTGCTTCAAGACATGTCCATAGTCTTCATCTGCAACTCTGACGAAGAAACCGGCTCAATTAATTCTTCTGAACTCATTTTGAAAGAAGCCAGAAACAGCTTTGTAGGATTCGTGCTCGAATCTACCAGAGCAGGCGGTGAGCTTGTTATCGGTAGGAAAGGGCGCATGACTTTCGAGCTGGAAGTTACAGGTGAAGCTGCACATGCAGGAAACGTCGGAGCAGCTAAAGTCAGTGCAATCCTCGAGCTCGCGCGGCAGATTCAAGCACTTGAAGAACTCAATGATCTTCCTCAAGGACTAAGCGTCAACGTCGGAAAAATTGAAGGCGGAGTTGGTGCCAACACCGTATCCGAAAAAGCTCGTGCCATTGTCGAGTTTCGTTACACCAAGAAGGATAGCGGCGACAAAGTATGGGAAGCTGTTCAACAGCTTGCAGCAAAGCCGTTCACCAAAGGTACGTCCTGCACCGTCAGAACCATCACTGCGCGTCCTTCAATGGATACCAACGATGCAATCCTCGGCCTGTACGACATGATCAAAGAAATTGGCACCGAGCATGGGTACGACATTCAATGTGCCCAGTGCGGTGGCGGTTCCGATGCAAACTATATTTCTCAGACCGGAATTCCCGTTATCGACGGAATTGGCCCCATAGGTGGCAAGCTACATTCTGTGGATGAATACCTAGTGTCTAGCACTGTACCGGAGCGAGCAGTCCTTGCAACGCTCGTTATTGCCAAAGCTTGGGATTTATACTGCTGCAAATAA
- a CDS encoding nuclear transport factor 2 family protein → MQAEIKEIIEFLETYFVMLYEGDADTMEKVFHPGAHISFIDNGEVTIAGRDVLKGRIASRQSSKDAGVAREDNILAIDFINANYAMVKVNLVIVDRLFTDYLSLIKNNGEWIIVSKTFHSEPIAK, encoded by the coding sequence ATGCAAGCTGAAATTAAAGAAATTATTGAATTTTTAGAAACTTACTTTGTAATGCTTTACGAAGGTGACGCAGATACCATGGAAAAAGTTTTCCATCCCGGCGCTCACATTTCATTTATCGATAACGGCGAAGTAACAATCGCAGGCCGCGACGTTCTTAAAGGACGTATTGCAAGCCGTCAGTCTTCTAAAGACGCGGGAGTGGCACGCGAAGACAACATCCTCGCTATCGATTTCATCAACGCTAACTACGCTATGGTTAAAGTTAACCTCGTAATCGTTGACCGCCTCTTCACCGACTACCTTTCTCTTATCAAGAACAACGGTGAATGGATTATCGTATCCAAAACTTTCCACTCCGAGCCAATCGCTAAGTAA
- a CDS encoding aspartate/glutamate racemase family protein produces the protein MLKGGYLYQDVPVGIICLESSFAKPKGHLRNHYTFNFPTVHKVLKNIDIPRLLFNPTPDLMQPFIDAAKELEAEGVKAITGSCGFMARFQQEIAAEVNIPVLVSSLVQAPMVRTMHGKDANIGILTASNKALTEAHFKGVNSDINDFVIKGMEGYDYFWNTIIEGRNDDIDMDRMEDEICDAADTLVKEHNLDALILECTDLPAFSHAVHKRIGLPVYDINALIEYAAFCVRRTDYRK, from the coding sequence ATGTTGAAAGGCGGCTACTTATATCAAGACGTACCAGTAGGTATCATTTGCCTTGAATCTTCTTTCGCGAAGCCAAAAGGTCACCTGCGCAACCACTACACATTTAATTTTCCGACAGTGCACAAGGTTCTCAAAAACATCGATATTCCTCGCCTGCTTTTTAATCCGACACCGGATCTCATGCAGCCGTTTATTGATGCAGCAAAAGAACTTGAGGCTGAAGGCGTAAAAGCCATCACCGGAAGCTGCGGCTTTATGGCTCGCTTCCAGCAAGAAATTGCAGCGGAAGTAAACATTCCAGTGCTTGTTTCAAGCCTCGTGCAAGCTCCAATGGTTCGCACAATGCACGGTAAAGATGCCAACATCGGTATTCTTACCGCAAGCAACAAAGCGCTCACCGAAGCACATTTCAAAGGTGTTAATTCCGACATTAATGACTTTGTAATCAAAGGCATGGAAGGATACGATTACTTCTGGAATACGATCATTGAAGGCAGAAACGACGATATCGATATGGATCGCATGGAAGATGAAATCTGCGACGCAGCCGACACTCTTGTAAAAGAACACAATCTTGATGCACTCATCCTCGAATGCACAGATCTTCCTGCATTCTCACACGCTGTACATAAACGTATCGGCCTTCCTGTATACGATATTAACGCACTCATCGAATACGCAGCATTCTGCGTTCGCCGTACCGATTATCGCAAATAG
- a CDS encoding NAD(P)/FAD-dependent oxidoreductase, protein MQQQYDLLVIGAGPAGLSAASAAAENGLDVVLLDEQELPGGQIYRSVSGKNSSKNFLSKEDRNDGLELVGRFNKSGALYLPKTTVWDAEPGRVLCSTEGTAREIKAQCIIVATGAMERPVPFPGWTTPGVMSAGSADLLYKSAGMVPHGPVVIAGNGPLIPLVTNHLTELGVEIAGVLDTSPIQNKATSMLHMPQALVDVPFLLKGLKMVVNMFRSGVKQYMGASDIKAEGDEQLKRVTFNHGGKTKTLEAATLLVHEGMLPRTHVSRMLQLEHEWDKTQRYWYAKTDKFGRSSRDSIYVVGDGQKVHGVYAAAAKGELAGIDVARHIKRLSESAALLQIKPAKKRLFKALAPRGFVDAFFAPKKGLFDVADNVLVCRCEGVTAGDIRQAVKEGCHDVNEIKLRTRCGMGPCQGRMCGAALAEIAAEALGSEVPNVGALNIRPPIRPITVRELRDFPEAK, encoded by the coding sequence ATGCAGCAGCAGTACGACTTACTCGTTATCGGCGCAGGCCCTGCGGGTCTTTCTGCCGCAAGCGCAGCCGCTGAAAATGGTCTGGATGTAGTTCTTCTGGATGAGCAGGAGTTACCTGGCGGTCAGATTTACCGTTCAGTATCCGGCAAAAACTCAAGCAAAAACTTTCTGTCTAAAGAAGACCGTAATGACGGCCTCGAGCTTGTAGGCCGCTTCAACAAAAGCGGCGCACTCTATCTGCCAAAGACAACAGTATGGGACGCAGAACCTGGACGCGTACTTTGCAGCACCGAAGGCACGGCACGTGAAATTAAAGCCCAGTGTATCATTGTAGCCACTGGCGCAATGGAACGCCCTGTACCATTCCCCGGCTGGACTACACCGGGTGTAATGAGTGCGGGTTCTGCCGACCTTTTATACAAAAGTGCAGGCATGGTACCGCACGGCCCTGTTGTCATTGCGGGCAACGGCCCTCTTATTCCGCTGGTTACAAACCACCTTACGGAATTGGGTGTTGAAATCGCAGGTGTTCTGGATACAAGCCCCATTCAGAACAAAGCCACATCCATGCTGCACATGCCACAAGCCTTGGTTGATGTTCCCTTCCTTTTGAAGGGACTCAAAATGGTTGTGAACATGTTCCGCAGCGGCGTAAAGCAATACATGGGTGCCAGTGACATCAAGGCAGAAGGTGATGAACAACTTAAACGAGTTACCTTCAACCACGGTGGTAAAACCAAAACACTCGAAGCAGCAACCTTGCTTGTCCACGAAGGCATGCTTCCACGTACGCACGTTTCCCGTATGCTTCAGCTCGAACATGAATGGGATAAAACACAGCGTTACTGGTATGCAAAAACGGACAAATTCGGCCGCTCCAGCAGAGACTCCATCTACGTTGTAGGTGACGGACAGAAAGTCCATGGTGTTTATGCTGCCGCTGCCAAAGGCGAGCTTGCCGGTATCGATGTTGCCCGTCATATCAAAAGACTCAGCGAAAGTGCCGCACTGCTTCAAATTAAACCAGCTAAGAAGCGTCTCTTCAAAGCCCTCGCACCTCGTGGCTTTGTAGATGCATTCTTTGCACCTAAAAAAGGTCTTTTTGACGTTGCTGACAACGTACTTGTCTGCCGATGCGAAGGCGTAACGGCAGGCGATATTCGTCAGGCTGTCAAAGAAGGCTGCCACGACGTGAACGAAATCAAATTACGTACTCGTTGTGGAATGGGCCCTTGTCAGGGACGAATGTGCGGCGCAGCGCTTGCTGAAATTGCAGCAGAAGCACTGGGCAGTGAAGTTCCTAATGTTGGAGCCTTGAACATCCGTCCACCAATTAGACCGATTACAGTTCGTGAATTACGTGATTTTCCCGAAGCAAAGTAA
- a CDS encoding (2Fe-2S)-binding protein produces the protein MSTNKTNTQDTVTIYFEDEALTVPADISVAAAVLGPGHAGHTGKNPVKGDNRAPVCLMGVCFECMMEIDGVPNQQSCLVTVREGMKVKRQNTLREKY, from the coding sequence ATGTCTACAAACAAAACGAACACGCAGGACACCGTAACCATCTATTTTGAAGATGAAGCACTTACCGTTCCTGCAGATATTTCTGTAGCTGCTGCCGTTCTCGGCCCCGGCCATGCCGGACACACCGGCAAAAACCCTGTAAAAGGTGACAACCGTGCTCCTGTATGTCTCATGGGCGTTTGCTTTGAGTGCATGATGGAAATCGACGGCGTCCCTAACCAGCAGTCCTGTCTCGTTACTGTACGTGAAGGAATGAAGGTTAAACGCCAGAATACCCTCAGGGAGAAATACTAA